In Methanobrevibacter sp., the following proteins share a genomic window:
- the hisD gene encoding histidinol dehydrogenase produces the protein MEILNYSEIDLAQTIKRSEEDVNKVLDTVSDILNNVKVNKDKAIREYTEKFDGVTIENLKVSKDEIKEAYDTLDDELLAALKQAASNIEKFHKKQIPSEWEMEVNPGIVAGQIVRPINSAGCYIPGGRAAYPSSILMTVIPAKIAGVEKVVCVTPPQKDGKILDAILVAADIAGADEIYKVGGAQAIAGLAYGTESIPRVEKIVGPGNIFVTAAKKLVYGQVDIEFPAGPSEVLILADETANPEFLATDILAQAEHDPNASCFLVTDCEDLAVKTDEFVTQLTEIAPRREIIEESLSKSGKIIITDTFEEAIHVTNEYAPEHLIITTKDDDETLSHINNAGSIFLGSYSPVAAGDYGSGTNHVLPTGGGAKMYSGLSTEAFIKKPTVQRLTREGLEELSKTSVPIAEYEGFFAHANSFKTRLK, from the coding sequence ATGGAAATACTCAATTATTCAGAAATTGATTTGGCCCAAACCATTAAAAGATCAGAAGAAGATGTAAATAAGGTATTAGATACAGTATCTGATATTTTAAACAATGTTAAAGTTAATAAAGATAAAGCTATTAGAGAATATACTGAAAAGTTTGACGGCGTTACAATAGAAAATTTGAAAGTATCCAAAGATGAAATTAAAGAGGCCTATGATACTTTGGATGATGAACTGCTTGCAGCTTTAAAACAGGCAGCATCAAACATTGAAAAATTTCATAAAAAACAGATTCCATCTGAATGGGAAATGGAAGTAAATCCTGGTATTGTTGCAGGTCAAATTGTAAGGCCAATCAACTCTGCTGGATGTTACATTCCAGGAGGACGCGCAGCTTATCCTTCATCAATACTGATGACAGTAATTCCTGCAAAAATCGCTGGTGTTGAAAAGGTCGTTTGTGTAACTCCACCTCAAAAGGATGGTAAAATTCTAGACGCTATTTTGGTTGCAGCTGATATTGCAGGTGCAGATGAAATATATAAGGTTGGTGGAGCACAGGCAATTGCCGGACTTGCTTATGGTACCGAATCAATACCTCGAGTAGAAAAAATTGTTGGTCCGGGAAATATATTTGTTACTGCAGCAAAGAAATTAGTATATGGTCAAGTAGATATAGAGTTTCCGGCAGGTCCCTCAGAAGTATTGATTTTAGCTGATGAAACTGCAAACCCTGAATTTTTAGCAACTGACATTTTGGCACAGGCAGAACATGATCCTAATGCGTCATGCTTTTTGGTCACTGATTGTGAAGACTTGGCAGTTAAAACAGATGAGTTTGTAACCCAATTGACTGAGATTGCACCAAGGCGTGAAATTATTGAAGAATCATTGTCAAAAAGTGGAAAAATCATTATCACTGACACATTTGAGGAAGCTATTCATGTTACAAATGAATATGCTCCTGAACATTTAATCATAACCACAAAAGATGATGATGAAACATTATCACACATTAACAATGCAGGATCTATATTCTTAGGTTCATACTCACCTGTAGCAGCGGGAGATTACGGATCCGGAACAAACCATGTGCTGCCTACAGGAGGAGGAGCTAAAATGTATTCAGGCCTTTCAACTGAAGCATTTATCAAAAAGCCTACTGTTCAAAGATTGACCAGGGAAGGTCTTGAAGAGCTTTCAAAAACTTCAGTTCCTATAGCCGAATATGAAGGATTTTTTGCTCATGCAAATTCCTTTAAAACAAGATTAAAATAA
- the aspS gene encoding aspartate--tRNA(Asn) ligase, with the protein MQGLLNDWRRTNYANECTAEIAGNDVTVMGWVHEIRDFGGIMFVILRDVTGRVQVTAPSKKVEAEILEELRSLRKESVVAIKGLAQEAPKAPNGVEILPKEVKILNLANQPLPMDPTEKVKAGIDTRLDSRFLDIRKENVSAIFKIKGQMFHSIRDFFYDNGFYEINTPKLVASATEGGTELFPIIYFEKEAFLGQSPQLYKQMMMASGMDKVFEIGQIFRAEEHDTLRHLNEAVSIDAEASFMDDVDVMNILNDMLVKVITDVNDNCANELEILDHEIPVPDKRFPVVTYDEALEIVNAGDVEMQWGEDLSREAEKVLGDAMGGFYFLTEWPSEIKPFYVMPKEGDEKYSHAFDLMYNNLELSSGATRVHQHDLLVKQIEERGLNPDGFGSYLKAFEYGMPPHAGWGVGADRLTMVLTGAENIRECVLFPRDRHRLTP; encoded by the coding sequence TTGCAAGGTTTATTAAATGATTGGAGAAGAACAAATTACGCTAACGAATGCACTGCCGAAATTGCAGGTAATGACGTTACCGTCATGGGTTGGGTACATGAAATCCGTGACTTCGGTGGAATCATGTTCGTAATTTTACGTGATGTAACCGGAAGGGTTCAAGTAACCGCTCCAAGTAAAAAAGTAGAAGCAGAAATTTTAGAAGAATTAAGAAGTTTAAGAAAAGAATCAGTTGTTGCAATCAAAGGTTTAGCTCAGGAAGCTCCTAAAGCACCAAACGGTGTTGAAATCTTACCAAAAGAAGTTAAAATCCTAAACCTGGCCAACCAACCTTTACCAATGGATCCGACAGAAAAAGTAAAAGCTGGAATCGATACAAGATTAGACTCAAGATTCCTGGATATCAGAAAAGAAAACGTTTCAGCTATCTTCAAAATCAAAGGTCAAATGTTCCATTCAATTAGGGACTTCTTCTATGACAACGGATTTTACGAAATCAACACTCCTAAACTTGTAGCATCCGCTACTGAAGGAGGAACAGAATTATTCCCGATTATTTACTTTGAAAAAGAAGCATTTTTAGGCCAATCTCCACAATTGTACAAACAGATGATGATGGCCAGTGGAATGGATAAGGTATTTGAAATCGGTCAGATTTTCAGAGCAGAAGAGCACGATACCTTAAGACACCTTAACGAAGCAGTTTCCATCGATGCAGAAGCTTCTTTCATGGATGATGTCGATGTAATGAACATCTTAAACGACATGCTTGTTAAAGTCATTACCGATGTTAATGATAACTGTGCTAACGAATTGGAAATCCTAGACCATGAAATTCCAGTTCCTGATAAAAGATTCCCAGTTGTAACTTACGATGAAGCTCTTGAAATTGTTAATGCAGGAGATGTCGAAATGCAATGGGGAGAAGACTTATCCCGTGAAGCTGAAAAAGTATTGGGAGATGCTATGGGCGGATTCTACTTCTTGACAGAATGGCCATCTGAAATCAAACCGTTCTATGTAATGCCTAAAGAAGGAGACGAAAAATACTCCCATGCATTCGATTTAATGTACAATAACTTGGAGTTATCTTCAGGTGCTACCCGTGTACACCAGCATGATCTTTTAGTAAAACAAATCGAAGAAAGAGGCTTAAACCCAGACGGATTTGGAAGCTATCTTAAAGCGTTCGAATACGGTATGCCTCCTCATGCAGGTTGGGGTGTAGGTGCTGACAGGTTAACCATGGTACTTACAGGCGCTGAAAACATCCGTGAATGTGTACTCTTCCCAAGAGACAGACACAGATTAACTCCTTAA
- a CDS encoding zinc-ribbon domain-containing protein, whose product MGLFGRNKPKTEEEQRESEINKLLDTICGKRLSTSPIFSYIVFPYANIGESGYCGTPFDTVKNILKKELINYKLTEDNIENRIIELIQLDYEQLRRISNDGFDTSVFHTQEDIINNFNDYNYDKFLENQNKIKESQLKFKEFQNNKKNTNISKNDFNQEIRRVVDGFYFKYKMAYLNFDEDNKDKIKKILELECHNDQLLVENIEDRAHELLTANNNLDEMKENLLKQNDGSFISNDSEDYDFSCSIDEIRTKWSGEKITDRRKCHVRVLEDKLIIQKTGVVIKSDLGNRIIYFSDISSIDFDKAGLLHVTSSITIILRGGEPVTLIYADEPQFNLLNGKWRNYKENQNKIQNPNMSQNIQEETNAQNIETSMSNADELLKYAELYEKGLLTEEEFNSLKQKLIGTQVRSSNKYCGNCGAEVSQDSKFCTECGTQIK is encoded by the coding sequence ATGGGATTGTTTGGAAGAAATAAACCAAAAACTGAAGAAGAACAAAGAGAGTCAGAAATTAATAAATTACTTGACACTATTTGTGGGAAAAGGTTAAGTACAAGCCCTATTTTTTCGTATATTGTATTTCCCTATGCAAATATTGGAGAAAGTGGATATTGTGGCACTCCATTTGATACTGTAAAAAATATTCTGAAAAAAGAATTGATTAATTATAAATTAACTGAAGATAACATTGAAAATAGAATAATTGAACTGATTCAATTAGATTATGAACAACTACGAAGAATATCCAATGATGGTTTTGATACTAGTGTTTTTCATACACAAGAAGATATAATAAATAATTTTAATGATTATAATTATGATAAATTTTTAGAAAACCAGAATAAAATAAAAGAATCCCAATTAAAATTTAAAGAATTTCAAAATAATAAAAAAAATACCAATATCTCTAAAAATGATTTTAATCAAGAAATCAGAAGAGTTGTTGATGGATTTTATTTTAAATATAAAATGGCATATCTGAATTTTGATGAAGATAACAAAGACAAAATAAAAAAAATTTTAGAATTAGAATGTCATAATGATCAATTATTGGTTGAGAATATTGAAGATCGGGCTCACGAACTATTAACTGCTAATAATAATTTAGATGAAATGAAAGAAAATTTGTTAAAACAAAATGATGGTTCTTTTATTTCAAACGATTCAGAAGATTATGATTTTTCATGTAGTATTGATGAAATAAGAACTAAATGGTCTGGAGAAAAAATTACTGATAGAAGAAAATGTCATGTTCGAGTTTTAGAAGATAAATTAATAATTCAAAAAACTGGTGTTGTCATTAAAAGTGATTTAGGTAATCGAATAATCTATTTTTCTGATATAAGTAGTATTGATTTTGATAAAGCAGGATTATTGCATGTAACAAGTTCTATAACTATTATATTAAGGGGTGGAGAGCCTGTAACATTAATATATGCTGATGAACCACAATTCAATTTACTTAATGGGAAATGGAGAAATTACAAAGAAAATCAGAATAAAATTCAAAACCCAAATATGTCTCAAAATATTCAAGAAGAAACTAATGCTCAAAATATAGAAACTTCTATGAGTAATGCTGATGAACTGTTAAAATATGCTGAATTATATGAAAAGGGGCTTTTAACAGAAGAGGAGTTCAATTCATTGAAACAAAAATTAATTGGTACTCAAGTTAGGTCATCTAATAAATATTGTGGAAATTGTGGAGCAGAAGTTTCACAGGATTCCAAATTTTGTACTGAATGTGGTACACAAATTAAATAA
- a CDS encoding DUF11 domain-containing protein, producing MFENNVWTIDEIASGDNVVLVIRTIVDASNVTIPNVVNVTSDIYDPDESNNNASNSTEIPPEADLEVTITNDHETTPCHKGDEIVWTVVVTNHGSDDAINTILDDVIPEGLIYVSDDSNGAYNNETGRWTIGYLPVDDTVTLTIVTKADASNTTITRDENVSSDVYDPNRGNNKDSSSVTVLPEADLEVTITNDHETEPCHNGDEVVWTIVVTNHGPDGAINTVLKDILPDGLIYVSDDSQGTYDNESAVWTIGDLPVGDTVTLTIKTKVNTSNATITKDVSVSSDTYDPNLSNNKDKSSVDVIPEADLEVIKLVSDNAPYKGDTITWTIIVVNNGRDTAVNTVVKDKLPSGLVYVSDDSNGAYNHATGIWTVGDLANGESATLSIKTLVSVTNKTIINVADAVSDTYDPNKENNKGDNSTNAHSEVDLEVNVVPKVETVNVGDEAIFEVTVINHGPDTAENTRVFVTIPDELKPLGFKPSKGTYDPDTGRWDVGDLAPGEVATLLIDTVALKSGNFMITARAECDGNETDYSKNSDGKGIDVIVSEPDVKHPNKDVPRVHATMHATGNPIVMVLLALLAIVGTTLRRKF from the coding sequence ATCTTTGAAAACAATGTATGGACAATAGATGAAATTGCTAGCGGAGATAATGTGGTTTTAGTTATCAGAACTATTGTAGACGCTTCCAATGTTACCATTCCTAATGTTGTAAACGTTACTTCTGATATTTATGACCCTGACGAATCCAATAATAATGCTTCTAATAGTACTGAGATTCCTCCTGAGGCCGATTTGGAAGTTACAATTACCAATGATCATGAAACAACTCCTTGTCATAAAGGTGATGAGATTGTTTGGACTGTTGTTGTGACTAATCATGGTTCTGATGATGCTATTAACACTATTTTGGATGATGTCATTCCTGAAGGTCTGATTTATGTTAGTGATGATTCTAATGGAGCTTACAACAATGAGACTGGCAGATGGACTATTGGTTATTTACCTGTTGATGATACTGTTACTTTGACTATTGTTACTAAAGCAGATGCGTCCAATACTACAATCACAAGGGATGAAAACGTTTCATCTGATGTCTATGATCCTAACAGGGGCAATAACAAGGACAGCAGTTCCGTTACTGTATTGCCTGAAGCTGACCTTGAGGTTACAATTACAAATGACCATGAAACTGAACCTTGTCATAATGGTGATGAGGTTGTCTGGACTATTGTTGTGACTAATCACGGTCCTGACGGTGCTATAAACACAGTTCTAAAAGATATTCTACCTGATGGATTAATATATGTATCTGATGATTCACAAGGCACTTACGATAATGAAAGCGCTGTTTGGACCATCGGTGACTTGCCTGTTGGAGATACCGTTACTTTAACTATCAAAACTAAAGTAAACACTTCAAATGCTACAATAACTAAAGATGTATCTGTCAGTTCAGATACTTACGATCCAAATTTAAGCAATAATAAGGATAAAAGCTCTGTTGATGTCATCCCTGAAGCAGATTTAGAAGTTATTAAACTAGTTTCTGATAATGCTCCTTACAAAGGTGACACAATCACCTGGACTATAATTGTTGTTAACAATGGTAGGGATACTGCTGTAAATACAGTTGTAAAAGATAAACTGCCTTCCGGTTTAGTTTATGTTTCAGATGATTCAAATGGCGCTTATAACCATGCTACCGGAATTTGGACCGTGGGTGATTTGGCTAATGGAGAATCTGCAACATTAAGCATTAAAACTTTAGTGAGTGTTACAAATAAAACAATTATTAACGTAGCGGATGCGGTCTCTGATACTTATGATCCTAATAAGGAAAATAATAAGGGAGATAATTCAACTAATGCTCATTCAGAGGTTGACTTGGAAGTTAATGTAGTTCCTAAAGTTGAAACAGTGAATGTGGGAGATGAAGCCATATTTGAAGTCACTGTAATCAATCATGGACCGGATACTGCAGAAAACACCCGTGTATTTGTTACAATTCCTGATGAATTGAAACCTTTAGGATTTAAACCATCTAAAGGTACTTACGATCCAGATACAGGAAGATGGGATGTTGGAGACTTGGCTCCTGGTGAAGTAGCAACACTTTTAATTGATACAGTTGCATTAAAATCCGGAAACTTCATGATTACAGCACGCGCTGAATGTGATGGAAACGAAACAGACTATTCCAAAAACTCTGATGGTAAAGGAATTGATGTAATTGTTTCCGAACCTGATGTAAAACATCCTAATAAAGATGTTCCACGGGTTCATGCTACAATGCATGCTACAGGTAACCCAATAGTAATGGTTCTTTTAGCATTGCTCGCAATTGTTGGTACTACATTACGAAGAAAATTTTAA
- a CDS encoding radical SAM protein, translating into MSTLEKMKVLTDSAQYDLCDYVSHNKSSQINLPGIYEAIGHNGCKIPLFKTLLSNKCKNDCKYCINQSKRNFTRLELSPEELAKAFLGYYNRGLVNGLFLSSGISSDAESTMEKQIETVHLLRNKYGYDDYIHLKVVPGASKDSIKRAMALSNRVSINIEAATPSGLAELSSTKDYNKDILKRLSWINSLQHKSTTYPNSTHTTQLIVGANNESDREILSRMEKIYKKSDLKRTYFSAFTPIEETDLSNKSACSTDRTAKLYNADSLLNDYHYSVKELVFDENDKLSLTQDPKILAAKNMDIFPVEINTAPLIELIRVPGIGVKSAKQIISIRKKSPFTNKEQLRKLGVVVDRAEPYIKISGQYQTTFDF; encoded by the coding sequence ATGTCTACATTAGAGAAGATGAAAGTCCTAACCGATTCTGCACAGTATGATCTATGCGATTACGTCAGCCACAATAAAAGTTCACAGATTAACTTGCCTGGCATTTATGAAGCGATAGGTCATAACGGATGCAAAATTCCACTTTTTAAAACTCTATTGTCCAACAAATGTAAAAATGACTGTAAGTACTGCATCAACCAATCAAAAAGAAATTTCACAAGACTTGAACTATCTCCTGAAGAACTTGCAAAGGCTTTTTTAGGATACTACAATAGAGGTCTTGTAAACGGACTTTTTTTAAGTTCAGGAATTTCAAGTGATGCAGAATCTACAATGGAAAAACAAATAGAAACCGTTCATCTCCTGAGAAACAAATATGGGTATGACGATTATATTCACCTTAAAGTTGTACCCGGAGCAAGCAAGGATTCCATCAAAAGGGCAATGGCTCTATCAAATAGGGTCAGTATTAATATTGAAGCAGCTACACCTTCAGGTCTTGCAGAACTATCATCAACAAAGGATTACAACAAGGATATTTTAAAAAGATTGTCATGGATAAATTCTCTACAGCATAAAAGTACAACATATCCAAATTCTACCCACACTACACAATTGATTGTCGGTGCGAACAATGAAAGTGACAGGGAAATTTTGAGTAGAATGGAAAAAATATACAAAAAATCTGATTTGAAAAGAACTTATTTTTCAGCATTTACACCAATTGAAGAAACTGATTTAAGTAACAAAAGTGCTTGTTCAACTGACAGAACCGCAAAATTATACAATGCAGACAGCCTACTTAATGATTACCATTACAGTGTAAAGGAATTAGTATTTGATGAAAATGATAAGTTATCACTGACCCAGGATCCAAAAATTTTAGCAGCAAAAAATATGGATATATTCCCTGTAGAAATTAACACAGCCCCACTGATAGAATTGATACGAGTTCCAGGAATCGGTGTAAAATCTGCAAAGCAAATAATATCTATTCGAAAAAAATCACCATTCACCAATAAAGAACAGCTTAGAAAATTAGGTGTTGTAGTGGATAGGGCTGAGCCATATATCAAAATAAGCGGCCAGTACCAAACAACATTTG
- a CDS encoding aminoacetone oxidase family FAD-binding enzyme: MEEYDIAIVGGGPAGIMAAIAASQSSSSVILLEKNSSLGRKLLLTGGGRCNITNLKPIKKLLNFYPQKNFLKHSFFTFTNEMLLSLFQDKGLDFIEEDDNRIFPETEKASDILEVLTDYLDDVIISYNFEVKTITDDFVINDKLKAKKIIIATGGVTYPQTGCSPKNYALTSQPVTDIKYGLSPLITKKDLSDIAGVTLYDVVISYKKSKVNGNVLFSHVGLTGPGIINLSNEISEGISYNLLEDNPDVDVDIAIDLCPDFSREDLLEKFNSDFQSKGKTMIKNYLKMYLTNSFIDFFLDEINLDGETQLSRINKKSKNRLIENLKRFTFEITGFNGKLSKVTVGGVDLANINPKTMESTLTPNLYFAGEVMDLHGPTGGYNLKIAFSTGYLAGLSASEK; encoded by the coding sequence ATGGAAGAATATGATATAGCTATTGTTGGCGGAGGACCTGCCGGAATAATGGCTGCAATTGCTGCAAGTCAAAGTTCCTCCAGTGTAATACTGCTTGAAAAGAACTCCTCACTGGGTCGCAAATTATTGTTGACAGGTGGAGGAAGATGCAATATCACAAACCTCAAGCCAATAAAAAAGCTATTGAATTTCTATCCTCAAAAAAACTTTTTAAAACACTCTTTTTTTACATTTACAAATGAAATGCTGCTGTCACTTTTTCAGGATAAGGGATTGGATTTCATTGAAGAGGATGACAATAGAATTTTTCCTGAAACTGAAAAGGCAAGTGATATCTTAGAAGTTTTAACTGATTATTTGGATGATGTTATTATAAGTTATAACTTTGAAGTTAAAACAATAACAGATGATTTTGTTATAAATGATAAGTTAAAAGCCAAAAAGATAATAATCGCAACCGGAGGCGTTACCTATCCTCAAACCGGATGCAGTCCTAAAAACTATGCCTTAACTTCTCAGCCAGTAACAGACATTAAATATGGTTTGAGTCCATTGATTACCAAAAAAGATTTGTCTGACATTGCTGGTGTGACTCTTTATGATGTTGTTATAAGTTATAAGAAATCAAAGGTAAATGGCAACGTTCTTTTTTCGCATGTCGGATTGACTGGTCCTGGAATTATTAACCTGAGCAATGAGATATCAGAAGGTATAAGTTATAACTTATTAGAGGATAATCCTGATGTTGATGTTGATATAGCTATTGACCTTTGTCCTGATTTTTCTCGTGAAGATCTTTTAGAGAAATTCAACAGCGATTTTCAATCTAAAGGAAAAACTATGATTAAAAATTACCTCAAAATGTATCTGACTAACAGTTTTATAGATTTCTTTTTGGATGAGATTAATCTTGACGGTGAAACTCAGCTCTCACGCATCAACAAAAAGAGCAAAAATCGTTTAATTGAAAATCTCAAAAGATTTACATTTGAAATAACCGGTTTTAATGGGAAACTTTCAAAAGTTACTGTTGGTGGTGTTGATTTAGCCAATATAAATCCCAAAACTATGGAATCCACATTAACACCTAACCTGTATTTTGCTGGTGAAGTTATGGATTTGCATGGTCCTACCGGAGGATATAACTTAAAAATTGCATTTTCAACTGGTTATCTTGCAGGGTTGTCAGCAAGTGAAAAGTAA
- a CDS encoding DapH/DapD/GlmU-related protein — translation MDFERVDMREMSLEDQKTGAKQAQLVFKLNHTMPMTDEYNEVLKELFCENLGEDSMVMAPIAGAAFDHIKIGKNVFINSNSLLMARGGITVEDDVMMAANVQLLSNNHDEYDRQVLTCKPIHIKKGAWIGAGASILPGVTIGKYAIVGAGAIVTKDVGDYEVAVGVPAKVVKTLDKDKF, via the coding sequence ATGGATTTTGAAAGAGTTGACATGAGGGAAATGTCTTTGGAAGATCAAAAAACTGGTGCAAAACAGGCTCAATTAGTTTTTAAGCTTAATCATACAATGCCAATGACTGATGAGTACAATGAAGTTTTAAAAGAGTTGTTTTGTGAGAATTTAGGGGAAGATTCAATGGTTATGGCTCCTATTGCCGGTGCTGCATTTGACCATATCAAAATTGGTAAAAATGTTTTCATTAATTCCAATTCACTTTTAATGGCCCGTGGCGGAATAACTGTCGAAGATGATGTAATGATGGCTGCCAATGTTCAGCTGCTCTCAAACAACCATGATGAATATGACAGACAGGTTTTAACCTGCAAACCTATCCACATCAAAAAAGGAGCGTGGATTGGTGCCGGTGCAAGTATTTTGCCGGGCGTAACCATTGGAAAATATGCAATTGTCGGTGCCGGAGCTATTGTCACTAAAGATGTCGGCGACTATGAGGTTGCTGTCGGTGTTCCTGCAAAAGTTGTAAAAACTTTGGATAAGGATAAATTTTAA
- the ilvD gene encoding dihydroxy-acid dehydratase, translating to MKSDNVKKGIQRAPHRSLLRACGLDDDDFKKPFIGIANSFTDIVPGHIHLKELVEFVKEGIIAAGGIPFEFDTMAVCDGISMNHEGMKYSLPSREIIAATVESMTKGHAFDGLVLIPSCDKVVPGMIMGAARVDVPSIVVTGGPMASGEYNGKPADLITVFEAVGAYSAGKMSEEEVYELEKCACPGAGSCSGLFTANTMACITETFGLSLPTCATTHARTEENNQIAYESGRQIIKLVEEDIKPSDIMTQESFNNAIAVDMALGGSSNTALHIPAIASEVEGVEVDLELFDKISREVPHIALISPAGEDSMMDLHLAGGIQAVLKTLGDKINTDQLTVTGKTIKENLETVENKNTDVIHTLDNPVHEDGGIAILKGNLAPNGSVVKKGAVADNLMHLKGPAKVYDSEEDVTKAIFDHEIEEGDIVVIRYEGPKGGPGMREMLNPTSALAGMNIKDVGLITDGRFSGGTRGPCIGHVSPEARENGPIAAIQNGDIIEIDINNRLINVELSDEEIETRLKEVKHPESDVSGWLALYQKLVHSADTGAILR from the coding sequence ATGAAAAGTGATAATGTTAAAAAAGGAATCCAAAGAGCTCCCCACAGGTCTCTTTTAAGAGCATGTGGACTGGACGACGATGATTTTAAAAAACCATTCATCGGTATTGCCAACAGTTTCACTGACATTGTTCCAGGTCATATCCACTTGAAAGAATTGGTTGAATTTGTAAAAGAAGGTATTATCGCCGCCGGCGGTATTCCATTCGAATTTGACACAATGGCAGTTTGTGACGGAATAAGTATGAACCATGAAGGAATGAAATATTCACTCCCTTCACGTGAAATCATTGCAGCAACAGTTGAAAGCATGACCAAGGGACATGCATTTGACGGACTGGTATTAATTCCAAGCTGTGATAAGGTAGTTCCGGGAATGATTATGGGTGCTGCAAGAGTTGACGTTCCATCCATTGTTGTTACAGGTGGACCAATGGCATCCGGTGAATATAATGGAAAACCTGCAGACTTAATCACTGTGTTTGAAGCAGTCGGTGCATATTCTGCCGGAAAAATGTCTGAAGAAGAAGTTTATGAACTTGAAAAATGTGCATGTCCAGGTGCAGGAAGCTGTTCAGGTCTCTTTACTGCAAATACAATGGCATGCATAACCGAAACATTTGGTTTATCTCTTCCAACATGTGCAACCACTCACGCAAGGACTGAAGAAAACAATCAGATTGCATACGAGTCCGGCCGTCAAATCATTAAACTTGTTGAAGAGGATATAAAACCGTCAGATATCATGACACAGGAATCATTCAACAATGCTATTGCTGTTGACATGGCACTGGGAGGATCATCCAACACTGCCCTTCATATTCCTGCAATTGCAAGCGAGGTTGAAGGTGTTGAAGTTGATTTGGAACTATTTGATAAGATTTCAAGGGAAGTTCCACATATTGCACTCATCTCTCCTGCTGGTGAAGACTCAATGATGGATCTCCACCTGGCCGGAGGAATACAGGCTGTTTTAAAAACATTGGGCGACAAGATTAACACTGACCAGCTGACAGTAACCGGAAAAACAATTAAGGAAAACCTTGAAACAGTCGAGAACAAAAATACAGATGTCATCCACACTTTGGACAATCCTGTACATGAAGATGGTGGAATTGCTATTCTTAAAGGAAACCTCGCCCCTAACGGAAGTGTAGTTAAGAAAGGTGCTGTTGCAGATAACCTGATGCATCTTAAAGGGCCTGCAAAAGTATATGACTCAGAAGAGGATGTCACAAAAGCGATATTTGACCATGAAATTGAAGAGGGCGACATAGTTGTCATCAGATATGAAGGACCAAAAGGAGGCCCTGGAATGCGTGAAATGTTGAATCCGACATCTGCACTTGCAGGAATGAACATCAAGGATGTAGGATTAATAACAGACGGAAGATTTTCCGGGGGAACACGTGGACCATGCATAGGCCATGTATCTCCTGAAGCAAGGGAAAACGGTCCTATTGCAGCAATCCAGAATGGAGACATTATCGAAATTGACATTAACAACAGATTAATCAATGTTGAGTTGAGTGATGAGGAAATCGAAACCAGATTAAAAGAAGTTAAACACCCTGAAAGCGATGTATCCGGTTGGCTGGCATTATATCAAAAACTTGTACACTCTGCTGATACAGGAGCTATTTTAAGGTAG